From the Mastacembelus armatus chromosome 14, fMasArm1.2, whole genome shotgun sequence genome, one window contains:
- the LOC113143337 gene encoding olfactory receptor 13C2-like encodes MELLPPHVSPESPRDSYLPLSSSHRSSSVNGTREPDGVTFFILQGLSSLGEKQMIFFVILLLGYIVILGGNSMIIFVTLTDPKLNSPMYFFLANLSFVDIVYTTTTIPSMLSGFLSDVSTISVPGCFLQMHFFIQLSVTVYGILTVMAYDRYVAICNPLHYTSIMTRPVQLLLITGAWVFSAVCTLPATIIALLRPYCGPNLVKYSWCDLSSVRRLACADTSMDNIVSLCFAVLALLTTGSLILTSYVLIGVSLARMAVTQRLKAFGTCSAHLTVVTISFSSASFVYISYRVGNFSPEVRIIVAVLHSALTPFLNPLIYSLRNKELQESIRRTLSRFRSAAVSATKDVNTVS; translated from the exons ATGGAGCTTTTGCCGCCTCATGTTTCACCTGAAAGCCCCAGAG ATTCATACCTGCCTTTGTCGAGCAGTCACAGATCCAGCTCTGTTAACGGCACCAGGGAGCCTGATGGCGTCaccttcttcatcctccaggGCCTCTCCAGCCTCGGTGAGAAACAGATGATCTTTtttgtcatcctgctgctgggttaCATCGTCATCCTGGGAGGAAACAGCATGATCATCTTTGTG ACACTGACTGACCCAAAGCTCAACTCTCCAATGTATTTCTTCCTCGCCAACCTCTCCTTTGTGGACATAGtctacaccaccaccaccatacCCTCAATGTTGTCTGGCTTCCTGTCAGACGTATCAACCATTTCTGTCCCAGGCTGCTTCCTCCAGATGCATTTCTTCATCCAGCTAAGTGTTACTGTATATGGCATCCTAACTGTCATGGCGTACGACCGCTATGTGGCCATCTGCAACCCTCTGCACTACACCTCCATTATGACTCGGCCTGTTCAGCTGCTTCTCATCACAGGAGCCTGGGTATTCAGTGCTGTCTGCACACTGCCAGCCACCATCATTGCATTGCTCCGACCTTACTGTGGCCCGAATTTGGTGAAATACAGTTGGTGTGACCTGTCGTCTGTAAGGCGACTGGCATGTGCTGACACATCAATGGATAACATTGTCTCCCTTTGTTTCGCTGTGCTGGCTCTACTGACCACAGGAAGCCTCATCCTCACATCCTATGTCCTGATTGGTGTTTCACTAGCAAGGATGGCTGTCACTCAGAGGCTGAAGGCCTTTGGGACATGTAGTGCCCACCTGACTGTGGTGACCATCTCTTTCAGTTCAGCCTCCTTTGTGTACATTTCCTACCGGGTGGGAAACTTTTCACCAGAG GTCCGTATCATTGTGGCAGTGCTGCACTCTGCTCTGACTCCGTTCCTGAACCCACTGATCTACAGTCTGAGGAACAAGGAGCTGCAAGAGTCCATCAGAAGGACTTTGAGCAGGTTCAGATCTGCCGCTGTTTCAGCTACGAAGGACGTCAACACAGTGTCCTGA
- the LOC113143347 gene encoding olfactory receptor 13C2-like, with product MELLPPHVSPESPRDSYLPLSSSHRSSSVNGTREPDGVTFFILQGLSSLGEKQMILFVILLLGYIVILGGNSMIIFVTLTDPKLDSPMYFFLANLSFVDIVFTTTSIPKMLSGFLSEVSTISVPGCFLQMHFFMQLGLTGLEILTVMAYDRYVAICNPLHYTSIMTRPVQLLLITGAWTFSAVCTLPATIIVINKPYCGPNIVAHGWCDLFTVRQLACADITLDSIIFVCLGLVSLLTTGGLILTSYVLIGVSLSRMAVTQRLKAFRTCSAHLTVVTITYSSASFVYISYRVGNFSVEVCIIVAVLYAALCPFLYPLIYSLRNKELQESIRRTVRRFRSAAVSAMKDVNKVS from the exons ATGGAGCTTTTGCCGCCTCATGTTTCACCTGAAAGCCCCAGAG ATTCATACCTGCCTTTGTCGAGCAGTCACAGATCCAGCTCTGTTAACGGCACCAGGGAGCCTGATGGCGTCaccttcttcatcctccaggGCCTCTCCAGCCTCGGTGAGAAACAGATGATCTTGtttgtcatcctgctgctgggttaCATCGTCATCCTGGGAGGAAACAGCATGATCATCTTTGTG ACACTGACTGACCCAAAGCTCGACTCTCCAATGTATTTCTTCCTCGCCAACCTCTCCTTTGTGGACATAGTCTTTACCACGACCTCCATCCCTAAAATGTTGTCTGGCTTCCTGTCAGAAGTTTCAACCATTTCTGTCCCAGGCTGCTTCCTCCAGATGCATTTCTTTATGCAGCTTGGCCTCACCGGCCTCGAAATCCTGACTGTCATGGCGTACGACCGCTATGTGGCCATCTGCAACCCTCTGCACTACACCTCCATTATGACTCGGCCTGTTCAGCTGCTTCTCATCACAGGAGCCTGGACATTCAGCGCTGTCTGCACACTGCCAGCCACCATCATTGTCATTAATAAACCTTATTGTGGCCCAAACATTGTGGCACATGGCTGGTGTGACCTGTTTACTGTAAGACAACTGGCCTGTGCTGACATCACACTGGATAGTATTATCTTTGTTTGCTTAGGCCTGGTGTCTCTACTAACCACAGGAGGCCTCATCCTCACGTCCTATGTCCTGATTGGTGTTTCACTATCAAGGATGGCTGTCACTCAGAGGCTGAAGGCCTTCAGGACATGTAGTGCCCACCTGACTGTGGTGACCATCACTTACAGCTCAGCCTCCTTTGTGTACATTTCCTACAGAGTAGGAAACTTTTCAGTAGAG GTTTGTATCATTGTGGCGGTGCTGTACGCTGCTCTCTGTCCATTCCTGTACCCACTGATCTACAGTCTGAGGAACAAGGAGCTGCAAGAGTCCATCAGAAGGACTGTGCGCAGGTtcagatctgctgctgtttcagccaTGAAGGACGTCAACAAAGTGTCCTGA